The Microscilla marina ATCC 23134 genome window below encodes:
- the cas2 gene encoding CRISPR-associated endonuclease Cas2 → MYVILVYDCGEKRVNKMRKLCRRYLHWIQNSVFEGEISEVKLKELLLEADQFIDKAYDSIIVFKSREQKWLDKQIVGQEKNDLDNFI, encoded by the coding sequence ATGTATGTGATATTGGTATATGATTGTGGCGAGAAACGGGTAAATAAAATGCGGAAACTTTGCCGCAGGTACCTCCACTGGATACAGAACTCGGTGTTTGAGGGAGAGATAAGTGAAGTAAAGCTCAAGGAATTATTGCTGGAGGCTGATCAGTTTATTGACAAAGCTTATGACAGCATCATTGTGTTTAAGAGCAGAGAGCAAAAGTGGTTGGACAAACAAATCGTTGGGCAAGAAAAGAATGATTTGGATAATTTTATTTAA